The genomic stretch GACGGCGTGCAGGGCCGGACGGCGGCGGGAGGCTGGCGTAAGGTGGCCGGCCATGTCGATGACTCCGGACACCCCGAGCCTTCAGGAACGCTACGCTCCCCAAAACAGCTGCTTCGGCTGCGGCCCGGCCAACGCCCAGGGCCTGCGCATCCGCAGCCGCGTGGAGGGTGATGCCGTCGTCGCGGAGTGGACGCCGCAAGAACACCACCACGCCTTCGAAGGCGTGCTCAGCGGCGGCATCGTCGGCACGCTGCTGGACTGTCACTGCAACTGGACGGCGGCGTACCACCTGATGCGCGCGCAGGGCGGGGACGCGCCGCCGTGCACTGTCACCGCCGAGTACGCCATCACCCTGAAGCGTCCCACGCCCATGGCCGGGCCCCTGCGCCTGGAGGCGAAGCCGGTGGAAATCCAGGGGGACCGCGCCATCATCGAAGGCACGCTGACCGCAGGCGGGAAGGTGACGGCCACCTGTCGGGGCACCTTCGTCGCCGTGAAGCCGGGCCACCCCGCGTACCATCGCTGGTAGCAGCGCCAGAAATACCAAGGCCCCGGCGCTTCCACCGACTGAGGCGGGAAGCGGGCGGGGCCCTGGCGGTACCGCGCGTGGGGCGCGTTACTTGTTCATGGACAGCAGCAGGTTGTGCCGCGCGGCCGTGGGGTTGGCCTCCTCGCGGTCCGCGATGCGGTGGACCTGGTTGCCAATCTTGTCCTGCAGCAGCATCAGGCCGTCCAGCACCTGCTCCGGGCGCGGCGGGCAGCCGGGGATGTAGACGTCCACCGGGATGATGCGGTCGATGCCCTGGAGCACCGCGTAGTTGTCGTAGAAGCCGCCCGAGGACGCGCACACGCCGAAGGCCACGACCCACTTGGGCTCGGCCAT from Myxococcus xanthus encodes the following:
- a CDS encoding PaaI family thioesterase, whose amino-acid sequence is MEGDAVVAEWTPQEHHHAFEGVLSGGIVGTLLDCHCNWTAAYHLMRAQGGDAPPCTVTAEYAITLKRPTPMAGPLRLEAKPVEIQGDRAIIEGTLTAGGKVTATCRGTFVAVKPGHPAYHRW